A region of Silurus meridionalis isolate SWU-2019-XX chromosome 15, ASM1480568v1, whole genome shotgun sequence DNA encodes the following proteins:
- the nsa2 gene encoding ribosome biogenesis protein NSA2 homolog, with protein sequence MPQNEHIELHRKRHGYRLDHHERKRKKESREAHERSHKAKKLIGLKAKLYHKQRHAEKIQMKKTIKMHEQRRTKQKDDDKTPEGAVPAYLLDREGQSRAKVLSNMIKQKRKEKAGKWEVPLPKVRAQGETEVLKVIRTGKRQKKAWKRMVTKVCFVGDGFTRKPPKYERFIRPMGLRFKKAHVTHPELKATFHLPILGVKKNPSSPLYTTLGVITKGTVIEVNISELGLVTQGGKVIWGKYAQVTNNPENDGCINAVLLV encoded by the exons CCGCAGAACGAGCACATCGAGCTGCACCGCAAGCGCCACGGCTACCGGCTCGACCACCatgagaggaagaggaagaaggagagCCGTGAGGCGCATGAGCGCTCGCACAAAGCCAAGAAGTTAATCGGCCTGAAAGCCAAACTGTACCACAAACAGAGGCATGCCGAGAAGATCCAGATGAAGAAAAC AATTAAGATGCACGAACAAAGACGAACCAAACAGAAAGATGATGACAAGACACCAGAAGGAGCAGTGCCAGCGTATCTGCTGGACAGAGAGGGCCAGTCTCGAGCCAAAGTCCTGTCTAACATGATCAAACagaaaaggaaggagaaagcT GGCAAGTGGGAGGTCCCTCTTCCCAAAGTACGCGCTCAGGGCGAGACGGAGGTTCTGAAGGTGATCCGCACCGGAAAGAGGCAAAAGAAGGCCTGGAAGAGAATGGTGACCAAAGTGTGCTTTGTTGGAGACGGCTTTACACGCAAACCTCCAAAATACGAGCGCTTCATCAGGCCAATG GGCCTAAGGTTTAAAAAGGCACACGTAACTCACCCCGAGCTGAAGGCGACATTCCACCTGCCCATTCTGGGTGTAAAGAAGAACCCCTCCTCTCCCCTCTACACCACACTTGGGGTTATCACCAAGGGAACAGTCATCGAGGTGAACATCAGTGAGCTTGGTCTGGTCACACAGGGTGGCAAGGTCATCTGGG GTAAATATGCACAGGTGACGAATAACCCAGAAAACGATGGCTGCATTAACGCTGTGCTGTTGGTGTAA